GGGCAGGTTCGACTCCGCAGGCCGCATCGGTCGGACGTCCCCCCTCGCGGAGGGTCAGTCGGCAGTTCGGCCCGTGGGCGCCTGCTCGCCGGTCAGGGCCGGCAGCATCCTCCGGGCATCGCCCTTGCGGGTGCGATTGTGCGGGAGCAGCCCCAGCACCCGCGACATGGCACAGGTGTTGCTGATCGCGGCGAACGTCAAACCGCCACCGACGAACCCGGCGATCCACTTCAACGGCTCGTAGGCGATGCTGGCGAGTACCCCGGCCAGCACCAGCAGTCCGGCCGTCAACCGCACCTGGCGTTCCATGCCCCAGGTGCCGGAACCGTGGTTCATCGGTGCGTCGTGCTGCTGCCAGCCGGTCACACCGCCGGACAGGACGCTGAGCTGATCCAGTCCGGCCGTCTCCAGTACGCTGCGGGCCTGCTCGGCTCGAGCGCCGGAGGCGCACACCAGCACGACCGGGTCCTCGTGGGATGCGGTGAGCTCACTGCGGTGCTCGCGCAGCAGGTCCAGCGGCACGTTGGACGAACCGGGGATGTGGGCCGCGGCGAACTCGCCCGGGGTGCGCACATCGATCAACCGGGTGCGCGGATTGGTCTCCAACAGGTTGCGCACCTGCGGGGTTTCCATGGTCACGGGCATCGTGCGGGACACGAAGGAACCTTCCTTTCAGCGGGAACGCCGTTTGTCAGGTGGTCGAGGTCAG
This genomic stretch from Actinopolyspora halophila DSM 43834 harbors:
- a CDS encoding rhodanese-like domain-containing protein; translated protein: METPQVRNLLETNPRTRLIDVRTPGEFAAAHIPGSSNVPLDLLREHRSELTASHEDPVVLVCASGARAEQARSVLETAGLDQLSVLSGGVTGWQQHDAPMNHGSGTWGMERQVRLTAGLLVLAGVLASIAYEPLKWIAGFVGGGLTFAAISNTCAMSRVLGLLPHNRTRKGDARRMLPALTGEQAPTGRTAD